The Nitrospirota bacterium genome includes the window CCCCGTCATACCCCTTCTCAAGGAACAGCTCTTCCGCCGCCGCAAGGAGCTTCTCCCGGGTGCCCGCAGTTGTCCTCACTTCCCTGGGAATCGACATTGAGCCGTAGTTTAAAACATTGTTTGAAAATTTTGCAAGAGCCCCGTGTCGCCCCCGGACGACCGGCCCGCTGGATGCCCCCTGGGCCCGGGGGACGGTGCAGACTCCCCTGGGCGACGTGCTCCGGGTCGCCACGGAGCTCAGCCGGAGCGACAAGGTAGGCCACTGGAAAGTCCGCTGGGGCATCGGGCGCATGCGCTATACGGTGCGGCCGGGGCTCTACGCCGTGGGCAACCCCGACGGCCGCTCCCCGGTCCTGGTCTCGGCCAACTACAAGCTCAGCTTCGACCGCCTGCGCTCGGAGCTGGGAGGGCTTGACGCCTGGGTCCTCGCCCTGGACACCAGGGGCATAAACGTCTGGTGCGCGGCGGGCAAGGGAACCATGGGCACCGAGGAGCTGCTTGGCCGCATGGAGGCGGCGGGCCTTTCGGACCTGGTCACGCACCGCACCGTGGTCGTCCCCCAGCTTGGCGCCCCCGGAATCAGCGCCCACGAGGTGAAGAAGAGAAGCGGCTTCCGCGTGGTCTTCGGGCCGGTCAGGGCGGGCGACATAGAGGATTTCCT containing:
- the hgcA gene encoding mercury methylation corrinoid protein HgcA: MQTPLGDVLRVATELSRSDKVGHWKVRWGIGRMRYTVRPGLYAVGNPDGRSPVLVSANYKLSFDRLRSELGGLDAWVLALDTRGINVWCAAGKGTMGTEELLGRMEAAGLSDLVTHRTVVVPQLGAPGISAHEVKKRSGFRVVFGPVRAGDIEDFLARGMRATVPMRTVGFPLRDRAALVPMELIPALKPALAAALGFLLLGGLGPGGYSIHGIVTHGAQGALLILGAFAAGAVLGPLLLPGLPGRAFSLKGFWTRRFRRSWTWACRS